A genomic region of Seriola aureovittata isolate HTS-2021-v1 ecotype China chromosome 21, ASM2101889v1, whole genome shotgun sequence contains the following coding sequences:
- the LOC130162989 gene encoding prolyl 4-hydroxylase subunit alpha-1-like isoform X2 gives MAVCWWLLIHCVLVTSSSAHNDFFTSIGQMTDLLFTEKDLVTSLKDYIRAEENKLEQIKRWADKLDVLSVAATQDPEGFLGHPVNAFKLMKRLNTEWGELESLVLTDMSDVFISNLTIQRQHFPNDDDQTGAAKALMRLQDTYQLDTNTISTGELPGSSSATSHQTALTVDDCYDLGKVAYSEADYYHTELWMVQALRQLDQGETSSTVDAVTILDYLSYSVYQQGALERALEFTKRLLELDATHQRANGNLKYFEYQLAKQKKVEEGEGAEGRQKREAKGQHDDYLPERKKYEKLCRGEGIRMTPRRQSRLFCRYYDNNRHPRYVIGPVKQEDEWDRPLIVRFHNIVSDKELEKVKELAKPRLRRATVHDPQTGKLTTAHYRVSKSAWLGAYEHPVVDTINQRIEDITGLDVTTAEDLQVANYGVGGQYEPHFDFGRKDEPDAFEELGTGNRIATWLLYMSDVQAGGATVFTDVRAAVWPKKGTAVFWYNLYPSGEGDYRTRHAACPVLVGNKWVSNKWIHERGQEFRRRCGLQETD, from the exons gCCAAATGACTGACCTGCTGTTCACAGAGAAGGACCTGGTCACCTCTCTGAAGGACTAcatcagagcagaggagaacaAGCTGGAGCAGATCAAAAG atgggCTGATAAACTGGACGTCCTCTCAGTTGCAGCCACTCAGGACCCTGAAGGTTTCCTTGGACACCCGGTGAACGCCTTCAAACTGATGAAGAGACTCAACACTGAGTGGGGGGAGCTAGAGAGTCTGGTGCTCACCGACATGTCTgatg tGTTCATCTCTAACCTCACCATCCAGAGGCAGCACTTCCCCAATGATGATGACCAGACCGGAGCTGCTAAAGCTCTGATGCGGTTGCAGGACACCTACCAGCTGGACACCAACACCATCTCCACCGGAGAGCTGCCAG GCTCGTCCTCAGCCACCTCACACCAGACCGCTCTGACGGTGGACGACTGCTACGACCTCGGGAAGGTGGCGTACTCAGAGGCCGACTACTACCACACGGAGCTGTGGATGGTTCAGGCCCTGAGGCAGCTGGACCAAGGAGAGACGTCCAGCACTGTGGACGCCGTCACCATCCTGGACTACCTGAGCTACTCGGTCTACCAACAGGGGGCGCTGGAGAGAGCGCTGGAGTTCACCAAGAGGCTGCTGGAGCTCG ACGCGACACACCAGCGAGCCAACGGGAACCTGAAGTACTTTGAGTACCAGCTGGCCAAACagaagaaggtggaggagggggagggggctgAGGGGAGGCAGAAGAGGGAGGCCAAGGGTCAACATGACGACTACCTGCCCGAGAGGAAGAAGTACGAGAAGCTGTGTCGAGGCGAGGGCATCAGGATG ACTCCTCGCAGGCAGAGTCGTCTCTTCTGCCGTTACTATGACAACAACCGCCACCCAAGGTACGTGATCGGTCCGGTGAAGCAGGAGGACGAGTGGGACCGCCCCCTCATCGTCCGCTTCCACAACATTGTGTCGGACAAAGAGTTGGAGAAGGTCAAAGAGCTCGCCAAACCCAGG CTCAGACGTGCCACGGTGCATGACCCTCAAACAGGCAAACTGACCACGGCCCATTACAGAGTCTCCAAGAG cGCCTGGCTCGGAGCGTATGAACATCCGGTGGTGGACACGATCAACCAGAGGATCGAGGACATCACTGGGCTGGACGTCACCACTGCTGAGGACCTGCAG gtggcgAACTATGGCGTTGGAGGACAGTACGAGCCTCATTTCGACTTTGGACGG AAAGACGAACCGGACGCTTTTGAGGAGCTGGGGACAGGAAACAGAATCGCCACCTGGCTGCTCTAC atgagTGACGTACAGGCAGGGGGCGCCACAGTCTTCACTGATGTAAGAGCTGCTGTTTGGCCCAAAAAG GGGACGGCGGTGTTCTGGTACAACCTGTACCCCAGCGGAGAGGGAGACTATCGGACCAGACACGCTGCCTGTCCCGTTCTGGTGGGAAACAAGTGGG TATCAAATAAATGGATCCATGAGCGAGGGCAGGAGTTCAGGAGGCGCTGCGGCCTCCAGGAGACGGACTGA
- the LOC130162989 gene encoding prolyl 4-hydroxylase subunit alpha-1-like isoform X1, whose product MAVCWWLLIHCVLVTSSSAHNDFFTSIGQMTDLLFTEKDLVTSLKDYIRAEENKLEQIKRWADKLDVLSVAATQDPEGFLGHPVNAFKLMKRLNTEWGELESLVLTDMSDVFISNLTIQRQHFPNDDDQTGAAKALMRLQDTYQLDTNTISTGELPGSSSATSHQTALTVDDCYDLGKVAYSEADYYHTELWMVQALRQLDQGETSSTVDAVTILDYLSYSVYQQGALERALEFTKRLLELDATHQRANGNLKYFEYQLAKQKKVEEGEGAEGRQKREAKGQHDDYLPERKKYEKLCRGEGIRMTPRRQSRLFCRYYDNNRHPRYVIGPVKQEDEWDRPLIVRFHNIVSDKELEKVKELAKPRLRRATISNPITGVLETAHYRISKSAWLGAYEHPVVDTINQRIEDITGLDVTTAEDLQVANYGVGGQYEPHFDFGRKDEPDAFEELGTGNRIATWLLYMSDVQAGGATVFTDVRAAVWPKKGTAVFWYNLYPSGEGDYRTRHAACPVLVGNKWVSNKWIHERGQEFRRRCGLQETD is encoded by the exons gCCAAATGACTGACCTGCTGTTCACAGAGAAGGACCTGGTCACCTCTCTGAAGGACTAcatcagagcagaggagaacaAGCTGGAGCAGATCAAAAG atgggCTGATAAACTGGACGTCCTCTCAGTTGCAGCCACTCAGGACCCTGAAGGTTTCCTTGGACACCCGGTGAACGCCTTCAAACTGATGAAGAGACTCAACACTGAGTGGGGGGAGCTAGAGAGTCTGGTGCTCACCGACATGTCTgatg tGTTCATCTCTAACCTCACCATCCAGAGGCAGCACTTCCCCAATGATGATGACCAGACCGGAGCTGCTAAAGCTCTGATGCGGTTGCAGGACACCTACCAGCTGGACACCAACACCATCTCCACCGGAGAGCTGCCAG GCTCGTCCTCAGCCACCTCACACCAGACCGCTCTGACGGTGGACGACTGCTACGACCTCGGGAAGGTGGCGTACTCAGAGGCCGACTACTACCACACGGAGCTGTGGATGGTTCAGGCCCTGAGGCAGCTGGACCAAGGAGAGACGTCCAGCACTGTGGACGCCGTCACCATCCTGGACTACCTGAGCTACTCGGTCTACCAACAGGGGGCGCTGGAGAGAGCGCTGGAGTTCACCAAGAGGCTGCTGGAGCTCG ACGCGACACACCAGCGAGCCAACGGGAACCTGAAGTACTTTGAGTACCAGCTGGCCAAACagaagaaggtggaggagggggagggggctgAGGGGAGGCAGAAGAGGGAGGCCAAGGGTCAACATGACGACTACCTGCCCGAGAGGAAGAAGTACGAGAAGCTGTGTCGAGGCGAGGGCATCAGGATG ACTCCTCGCAGGCAGAGTCGTCTCTTCTGCCGTTACTATGACAACAACCGCCACCCAAGGTACGTGATCGGTCCGGTGAAGCAGGAGGACGAGTGGGACCGCCCCCTCATCGTCCGCTTCCACAACATTGTGTCGGACAAAGAGTTGGAGAAGGTCAAAGAGCTCGCCAAACCCAGG CTCCGTCGAGCCACCATCTCCAACCCCATAACCGGTGTGCTGGAGACGGCCCATTACCGCATCAGTAAGAG cGCCTGGCTCGGAGCGTATGAACATCCGGTGGTGGACACGATCAACCAGAGGATCGAGGACATCACTGGGCTGGACGTCACCACTGCTGAGGACCTGCAG gtggcgAACTATGGCGTTGGAGGACAGTACGAGCCTCATTTCGACTTTGGACGG AAAGACGAACCGGACGCTTTTGAGGAGCTGGGGACAGGAAACAGAATCGCCACCTGGCTGCTCTAC atgagTGACGTACAGGCAGGGGGCGCCACAGTCTTCACTGATGTAAGAGCTGCTGTTTGGCCCAAAAAG GGGACGGCGGTGTTCTGGTACAACCTGTACCCCAGCGGAGAGGGAGACTATCGGACCAGACACGCTGCCTGTCCCGTTCTGGTGGGAAACAAGTGGG TATCAAATAAATGGATCCATGAGCGAGGGCAGGAGTTCAGGAGGCGCTGCGGCCTCCAGGAGACGGACTGA